TCTTTTCTAAGAATTGAATTTTAGGGATATGGTATTTGCCGTCTTGAAAGATTGCTTGAATGGTGTTTTTATGGATGCGGTTTTTAACCGTGTTAGGATGTACTTTTAAATATTTTGCGCAACCATCTACGGTAAGCATCGTATCATTGGCATTAAAAATGGTTAAGGCTTTAAGGTTTACTTTTAATAAGTCTGCTTGGGTCATATTCAATTTTTTAAATTTTTGTGCTCTTTTTTATTTTTTGCTCACAAAAACCAATAATATATCGTTAATTGTTATATTTGTGGAT
The nucleotide sequence above comes from Tenacibaculum singaporense. Encoded proteins:
- a CDS encoding helix-turn-helix domain-containing protein, with translation MTQADLLKVNLKALTIFNANDTMLTVDGCAKYLKVHPNTVKNRIHKNTIQAIFQDGKYHIPKIQFLEKIVESFEQ